The following are encoded in a window of Sebastes umbrosus isolate fSebUmb1 chromosome 7, fSebUmb1.pri, whole genome shotgun sequence genomic DNA:
- the LOC119491796 gene encoding A disintegrin and metalloproteinase with thrombospondin motifs 15, with amino-acid sequence MAILISSLIVFTKFLLTYCMEVDFCIPVRVDHPKHEKHLHMKHTEHIMNERQMVYKLSAFKQEFHLHLTPDASFIAPGSLPREKRSSASNASSATASDLRECFYSGTVNAEPDSFAALSLCKGLTGAFSYKGMEYFISLRTEDEPGHGNSLDRTHVIRRRRRVDAHSDGNFTSRCGVTPDANFNISLEKYKHLEIDGLTETVWKTLGRSKRFASIPRFVEVLVVADESMATFHGDDLKQYLLTLMSVAARLYKHPSILNAINIVVVGFVVMNEADKGPKVSSNAALTLRNFCSWQKKLNKHGDKHPEYWDTAILFTKQDLCGATTCDTLGMADVGTMCDPKRSCSVIEDDGLPSAFTAAHELGHVFNMPHDNVKACEEVFGKLKDNHMMSPTLIQIDRSRPWSVCSAAIITEFLDRGHGDCLLDQPQRQLSLTDNLPGSSYSLHRQCELAFGPGSKPCPYMLPCSKLWCTGKARGQLVCQTRHFPWADGTNCGNGKVCYRGACTDKNNTMHIKVDGRWGKWGAFGGCSRSCGGGVQLAKRECDNPLPENGGKYCYGLRIKYRSCNLNTCPETGKSFREEQCEAYNGLNLNTNRLGSSVVWVPKYSGISPKDKCKLICRANGTGYFYVLAPKVVDGTPCSPDTSAVCVQGKCIKAGCDGRLDSNRKFDKCGVCGGDNQGCKKVSGMFTKPIHGYNFVALLPVGASNVDVRQRGYRGMVSDENYLAVKNRHGKYLLNGNYVVSAVERDLLVKGSLLRYSGTSTSVEILQATRPLQEPLTVEVLSVGKMTPPRVRYSFYIAKESKEEKTLRKEERSHTAHNSVLADNNRVEAKKQMMGKRPASHWVTGSWESCTVTCGNGLQKRLVQCQSMEGRTAVDCDSADRPVAVRACGDPCPMWDVGAWSHCSKSCGRGFKRRPVRCMTENGLNLPRDHCSGRRKPQELDLCNLKPC; translated from the exons ATGGCTATACTCATTAGTtctttgattgtttttacaAAGTTCCTATTAACGTATTGCATGGAGGTAGATTTCTGCATACCTGTTCGCGTGGATCATCCAAAGCACGAAAAGCATCTGCACATGAAGCACACGGAGCACATCATGAATGAAAGACAGATGGTTTACAAACTAAGTGCATTCAAACAGGAATTTCACCTTCACCTCACACCGGATGCCAGTTTCATTGCACCGGGCAGCTTGCCGCGTGAGAAACGCTCCTCAGCATCCAACGCCTCTTCTGCAACCGCATCTGACTTACGGGAATGCTTCTACTCTGGTACCGTCAACGCGGAACCAGACTCCTTCGCCGCGCTCAGCCTGTGTAAAGGTCTCACTGGGGCGTTCTCCTATAAAGGCATGGAGTATTTCATCAGCCTGAGGACCGAAGACGAGCCTGGACATGGAAACTCTTTGGACAGGACGCATGTCATCCGCCGCCGCAGACGCGTTGATGCGCACTCGGATGGCAACTTCACCAGCAGGTGTGGAGTCACACCTGACGCCAACTTCAACATCTCCCTGGAGAAATACAAGCACTTGGAGATTGATGGTTTGACCGAAACTGTGTGGAAAACCTTGGGGAGGTCCAAGAGGTTCGCCTCCATCCCCAGGTTTGTGGAGGTGCTGGTGGTGGCAGATGAATCTATGGCTACATTTCACGGGGATGACCTGAAGCAGTACCTCCTGACCCTGATGTCAGTGGCAGCCAGGCTTTACAAGCACCCCAGCATTCTCAACGCCATAAACATCGTGGTGGTGGGCTTTGTGGTGATGAATGAGGCTGACAAGGGACCTAAGGTTTCCAGTAACGCAGCCCTGACTCTGCGCAACTTCTGCTCCTGGCAGAAGAAGTTGAATAAACACGGCGACAAGCACCCAGAGTACTGGGACACTGCCATACTGTTCACCAAGCAG GATCTTTGCGGGGCCACAACCTGTGATACGCTGGGGATGGCTGACGTCGGGACCATGTGTGACCCGAAGAGGAGCTGCTCCGTCATTGAAGATGATGGCTTGCCCTCCGCTTTCACAGCTGCCCATGAACTTG GCCACGTCTTCAACATGCCCCACGACAATGTGAAGGCATGTGAGGAGGTATTTGGGAAACTAAAGGACAACCACATGATGTCTCCCACGCTGATTCAGATCGACAGGAGCAGACCCTGGTCTGTGTGCAGCGCAGCCATCATTACTGAGTTCCTGGACAGAGGTCATG GAGACTGTCTGCTGGACCAACCTCAGAGGCAGCTGTCTCTCACAGACAACCTGCCTGGTTCCAGCTACAGCCTCCATCGCCAGTGTGAGCTTGCCTTTGGCCCCGGCTCCAAGCCCTGCCCATACATGCTGCCCTGCTCCAAGCTGTGGTGCACCGGGAAGGCCCGCGGCCAGCTGGTCTGCCAAACCCGACACTTCCCCTGGGCGGACGGCACCAACTGCGGTAACGGCAAGGTGTGCTACCGAGGAGCCTGCACTGATAAGAACAACACCATGCACATCAAG GTGGATGGCCGGTGGGGGAAGTGGGGAGCATTTGGAGGCTGTTCCCGAAGTTGTGGAGGAGGAGTTCAGCTGGCCAAGAGGGAGTGTGACAACCCCCTTCCTGAGAATGGAGGCAAATACTGCTACGGCCTTCGCATCAAATATCGCTCCTGTAACCTCAACACTTGTCCTGAAACAG GTAAGAGTTTCCGTGAGGAGCAGTGTGAGGCGTACAATGGCTTGAACCTGAACACCAACAGACTGGGTTCCTCGGTGGTTTGGGTTCCTAAATATTCGGGCATCTCTCCCAAAGACAAATGCAAGCTTATCTGCCGTGCCAACGGGACTGGGTACTTCTATGTCCTCGCTCCAAAG GTTGTGGATGGAACGCCCTGCTCTCCTGACACCTCAGCTGTATGTGTTCAAGGAAAATGCATCAAGGCAGGCTGCGATGGCAGGCTGGACTCCAACAGGAAGTTTGACAAGTGCGGCGTGTGTGGCGGCGACAACCAGGGCTGCAAGAAGGTCTCAGGAATGTTCACCAAACCTAT TCATGGCTACAACTTTGTGGCGTTGCTGCCTGTTGGAGCTTCCAACGTCGACGTCCGTCAGCGTGGCTACCGAGGCATGGTCAGCGATGAAAACTACTTAGCGGTGAAGAACCGGCACGGCAAGTACCTGCTAAACGGCAACTACGTGGTGTCGGCCGTGGAGCGCGACTTGCTGGTGAAGGGCAGCTTACTGCGCTACAGCGGCACTTCCACATCCGTGGAGATTCTTCAGGCCACCAGACCCCTGCAGGAGCCTCTGACGGTGGAGGTGCTGTCTGTAGGGAAGATGACTCCTCCCAGGGTGCGCTACTCCTTCTACATCGCCAAGGAGAGCAAAGAGGAGAAGACTCTGcggaaagaggagagaagccACACGGCGCATAATAGTGTCTTGGCGGACAATAATAGGGTAGAAGCTAAGAAGCAGATGATGGGTAAGAGGCCGGCCAGTCACTGGGTGACAGGAAGTTGGGAATCGTGCACGGTGACTTGTGGGAACGGTCTGCAGAAGAGGCTGGTGCAGTGCCAGAGCATGGAGGGGCGTACTGCAGTTGACTGTGACAGCGCTGACAGGCCTGTAGCGGTGAGAGCATGTGGGGATCCATGCCCCATGTGGGATGTCGGGGCTTGGTCGCACTGCTCCAAGTCCTGTGGAAGGGGCTTTAAAAGGCGGCCAGTGCGCTGCATGACTGAGAACGGTCTGAATCTACCTAGAGACCACTGCTCTGGAAGGAGGAAGCCTCAGGAACTAGACCTCTGCAATCTGAAGCCATGTTAA